The following are encoded in a window of Syngnathus scovelli strain Florida chromosome 4, RoL_Ssco_1.2, whole genome shotgun sequence genomic DNA:
- the LOC125967674 gene encoding uncharacterized protein isoform X2 — protein sequence MHICVSYKCNQETIIESENEVLEFIGRVDEGVEEFFTKRVLPADTEQKQNEEPESITVDEVVPATSVPCPPPTKTLRRKLGDFFTLRKRRGLKSEPSHEGRPKKASIADLIRPLREAAKSDKEKDKDRVKEHDKENEKEKGTEQPGGVTGESTVQETPASDVPPLRGEVAPPRRALREGKSQSLILLSGSAAGAANGRKKQFEGQHSFEQKLHLMLQRIGVSKAQPEETQNPEREMKKAESEGTIIDSKVEPTPTFTKHRTMSASSDTRRQIRPSVSAHESAGKPALPPKPVLKPGPGPATSGRNTPENDLVQIEEGETSTPTKEKSPSAAPSGPATPAVMSNASLDLADVTISSSSTATPESDVLAVNTTATNGTDLDGKPSDPEVQPISTEPCTSGSPTAPSKTPAPSAESLTPGSSATSDSTTVTSIATLETVPSLLSKSETNTSVKPTSPLSNGMVSDSQVAISVVSTEEVSTPFSAETKSDSATSPLTVARDDFAAGASTGAESTSVAPSSTPPKSETSITSSSTPPPASISITTTSTACIDIVPSTSSSETNLADSIISTTTINNAALTTADAISSPLTTDPLSLKKTSSTLTSVPTCLPASEDSSVTRHNLTSPALALDSTSQDLPANFDKRSSPTAKGADVELEVVQKSKPAEESESKKITADGKGSEHCEEEKTAQDNSEATMKEANVKNEDVPQATVEREAKPAPENERPNQEETKK from the exons ATGCATATTTGTGTCTCCTACAAATGTAATCAGGAGACAATAATTGAGAGTGAAAATGAAGTCCTTGAGTTCATCGGGCGTGTAGATGAAGGTGTGGAGGAGTTCTTTACAAAGAGAGTTCTTCCCGCTGATACAGA GCAAAAGCAAAATGAGGAACCAGAGTCCATCACAGTGGATGAAGTGGTTCCTGCAACCTCTGTCCCCTGTCCACCCCCGACAAAAACTCTCAGGAGGAAGCTCGGGGATTTCTTTACCCTCCGAAAGCGGCGTGGCCTGAAATCGGAGCCGAGCCACGAGGGTCGACCCAAGAAGGCCTCCATCGCTGATCTCATTCGCCCTCTTAGGGAGGCGGCCAAGTCTGATAAAGAAAAAGATAAGGACAGAGTAAAGGAACATGACAAGGAGAATGAAAAGGAGAAAGGGACAGAGCAGCCCGGTGGTGTTACTGGAGAGTCAACGGTGCAGGAAACACCTGCCTCTGATGTTCCTCCACTGAGGGGTGAAGTGGCACCACCTCGTCGTGCTCTCAGGGAAGGGAAGTCCCAGTCTCTTATTTTACTGTCTGGATCAGCAGCAGGCGCTGCCAATGGCAGAAAG AAACAATTTGAAGGCCAACATAGCTTCGAACAGAAACTTCATCTTATGCTTCAGCGGATCGGGGTTTCCAAAGCACAGCCAGAAGAGACGCAG AatccagagagagagatgaaAAAGGCAGAATCTGAAG GCACCATTATTGACAGTAAAGTTGAGCCAACCCCGACTTTCACAAAACACAGAACTATGTCAGCATCCTCAg ATACAAGGCGTCAAATACGTCCAAGTGTGTCAGCACATGAGTCAGCTGGAAAACCGGCTTTGCCCCCAAAGCCTGTGCTCAAGCCTGGTCCCGGCCCCGCAACATCTGGCCGCAACACGCCTGAGAATGACTTGGTTCAAATAGAGGAGGGGGAAACAAGCACACCCACTAAAGAAAAAAGTCCAAGCGCAGCTCCATCTGGCCCTGCTACTCCTGCTGTAATGTCAAATGCCAGCCTTGACTTGGCTGACGTTACAATTTCCTCTTCTAGTACTGCAACTCCCGAGTCAGATGTGCTTGCTGTTAACACCACTGCAACAAATGGTACAGATCTAGATGGCAAACCTTCTGACCCTGAAGTTCAGCCGATTAGCACAGAACCATGCACCTCTGGCTCCCCGACAGCACCTAGCAAAACCCCTGCCCCTTCCGCTGAATCTCTTACTCCCGGATCTTCTGCCACTTCAGACTCCACAACAGTAACTTCCATTGCCACCTTGGAAACTGTTCCTAGTCTTCTCAGCAAAAGCGAAACCAACACATCAGTTAAACCGACAAGTCCATTGTCAAATGGCATGGTTTCAGATAGTCAAGTGGCAATTTCTGTCGTTTCCACTGAAGAAGTGTCCACTCCATTTTCTGCAGAGACCAAATCAGACTCTGCTACCAGTCCGCTTACTGTAGCTCGTGATGATTTCGCTGCAGGCGCGTCAACAGGCGCTGAAAGCACATCTGTGGCCCCGAGCTCAACTCCTCCTAAATCTGAGACCTCCATTACTAGCTCCTCCACCCCTCCTCCTGCTAGCATCTCCATTACCACTACATCTACTGCCTGCATAGACATTGTTCCGTCAACCTCATCCAGTGAAACCAACCTCGCCGACTCCATCATCTCCACCACCACCATTAATAACGCTGCTTTAACGACTGCAGATGCAATTAGCTCTCCGCTCACGACCGACCCACTTTCCTTAAAGAAAACCAGCTCTACCCTCACAtccgttcccacctgcctccctgcttctgAAGACTCCAGTGTCACAAGGCACAATTTGACCAGTCCAGCACTTGCCCTTGATAGTACAAGCCAAGATTTACCAGCAAATTTCGACAAAAGATCCAGTCCTACTGCAAAAGGTGCAG ATGTGGAGCTAGAGGTAGTCCAAAAGAGCAAACCAGCTGAAGAAAGTGAAAGCAAGAAAATCACGGCCGATGGCAAGGGGAGTGAGCATTGTGAGGAGGAAAAAACAGCTCAAGACAACAGTGAAGCGACAATGAAAGAAGCAAATGTAAAAAATGAAGACGTCCCACAGGCAACAGTAGAGCGAGAGGCTAAACCTGCACCAGAGAATGAGCGTCCAAACCAAGAGGAAACAAAGAAATAA
- the nudt21 gene encoding cleavage and polyadenylation specificity factor subunit 5 has protein sequence MSVAPPNRSSTGWPRGSSSQFGSKYMTGPAKPLTLERTINLYPLTNYTFGTKEPLYEKDSSVAARFQRMREEFDKMGMRRTVEGVLIVHEHRLPHVLLLQLGTTFFKLPGGELSPGEDEVEGLKRLMTEILGRQDGVKQDWVIDDCIGNWWRPNFEPPQYPYIPAHITKPKEHKKLFLVQLQEKALFAVPKNYKLVAAPLFELYDNAPGYGPIISSLPQLLSRFNFIYN, from the exons ATGTCGGTTGCGCCCCCCAATCGTTCGAGCACAGGTTGGCCGCGCGGGAGTTCCTCTCAGTTTGGAAGCAAATACATGACCGGCCCGGCGAAGCCTCTCACCCTGGAGAGGACTATCAATCT TTATCCTCTCACCAACTACACCTTTGGGACCAAAGAGCCTTTGTATGAGAAGGACAGCTCAGTGGCGGCCAGATTCCAGCGGATGCGCGAGGAGTTTGACAAGATGGGAATGAGGAGGACCGTGGAGGGCGTACTTATCGTCCACGAGCATAGGCTGCCGCATGTCCTACTTCTGCAACTGGGCACTACTTTCTTCAAGCT GCCTGGTGGGGAGTTGAGTCCTGGAGAAGATGAGGTAGAAGGGCTGAAACGCCTAATGACCGAG ATTCTCGGGCGCCAGGATGGCGTGAAGCAGGATTGGGTGATTGATGACTGTATTGGCAACTGGTGGCGCCCCAACTTTGAGCCTCCACAG TATCCCTACATTCCAGCTCATATTACCAAACCTAAGGAGCATAAGAAACTTTTCCTGGTTCAGCTGCAGGAAAAAG CACTGTTTGCCGTCCCAAAAAATTATAAACTGGTGGCAGCCCCGTTGTTTGAGCTGTATGACAACGCCCCTGGGTATGGACCCATCATTTCTAGCCTACCGCAGCTCCTCAGCAG gttcaACTTCATCTACAACTAA
- the LOC125967674 gene encoding capping protein, Arp2/3 and myosin-I linker protein 2 isoform X1: MELPLGGPALRHYTQSRPRPHRQKLNYRPSRPQETIIESENEVLEFIGRVDEGVEEFFTKRVLPADTEQKQNEEPESITVDEVVPATSVPCPPPTKTLRRKLGDFFTLRKRRGLKSEPSHEGRPKKASIADLIRPLREAAKSDKEKDKDRVKEHDKENEKEKGTEQPGGVTGESTVQETPASDVPPLRGEVAPPRRALREGKSQSLILLSGSAAGAANGRKKQFEGQHSFEQKLHLMLQRIGVSKAQPEETQNPEREMKKAESEGTIIDSKVEPTPTFTKHRTMSASSDTRRQIRPSVSAHESAGKPALPPKPVLKPGPGPATSGRNTPENDLVQIEEGETSTPTKEKSPSAAPSGPATPAVMSNASLDLADVTISSSSTATPESDVLAVNTTATNGTDLDGKPSDPEVQPISTEPCTSGSPTAPSKTPAPSAESLTPGSSATSDSTTVTSIATLETVPSLLSKSETNTSVKPTSPLSNGMVSDSQVAISVVSTEEVSTPFSAETKSDSATSPLTVARDDFAAGASTGAESTSVAPSSTPPKSETSITSSSTPPPASISITTTSTACIDIVPSTSSSETNLADSIISTTTINNAALTTADAISSPLTTDPLSLKKTSSTLTSVPTCLPASEDSSVTRHNLTSPALALDSTSQDLPANFDKRSSPTAKGADVELEVVQKSKPAEESESKKITADGKGSEHCEEEKTAQDNSEATMKEANVKNEDVPQATVEREAKPAPENERPNQEETKK, from the exons ATGGAGCTGCCATTGGGCGGACCAGCGCTCAGGCACTACACCCAGAGCCGACCGAGACCTCACCGCCAAAAACTCAACTATCGTCCCAGCAGACCACAG GAGACAATAATTGAGAGTGAAAATGAAGTCCTTGAGTTCATCGGGCGTGTAGATGAAGGTGTGGAGGAGTTCTTTACAAAGAGAGTTCTTCCCGCTGATACAGA GCAAAAGCAAAATGAGGAACCAGAGTCCATCACAGTGGATGAAGTGGTTCCTGCAACCTCTGTCCCCTGTCCACCCCCGACAAAAACTCTCAGGAGGAAGCTCGGGGATTTCTTTACCCTCCGAAAGCGGCGTGGCCTGAAATCGGAGCCGAGCCACGAGGGTCGACCCAAGAAGGCCTCCATCGCTGATCTCATTCGCCCTCTTAGGGAGGCGGCCAAGTCTGATAAAGAAAAAGATAAGGACAGAGTAAAGGAACATGACAAGGAGAATGAAAAGGAGAAAGGGACAGAGCAGCCCGGTGGTGTTACTGGAGAGTCAACGGTGCAGGAAACACCTGCCTCTGATGTTCCTCCACTGAGGGGTGAAGTGGCACCACCTCGTCGTGCTCTCAGGGAAGGGAAGTCCCAGTCTCTTATTTTACTGTCTGGATCAGCAGCAGGCGCTGCCAATGGCAGAAAG AAACAATTTGAAGGCCAACATAGCTTCGAACAGAAACTTCATCTTATGCTTCAGCGGATCGGGGTTTCCAAAGCACAGCCAGAAGAGACGCAG AatccagagagagagatgaaAAAGGCAGAATCTGAAG GCACCATTATTGACAGTAAAGTTGAGCCAACCCCGACTTTCACAAAACACAGAACTATGTCAGCATCCTCAg ATACAAGGCGTCAAATACGTCCAAGTGTGTCAGCACATGAGTCAGCTGGAAAACCGGCTTTGCCCCCAAAGCCTGTGCTCAAGCCTGGTCCCGGCCCCGCAACATCTGGCCGCAACACGCCTGAGAATGACTTGGTTCAAATAGAGGAGGGGGAAACAAGCACACCCACTAAAGAAAAAAGTCCAAGCGCAGCTCCATCTGGCCCTGCTACTCCTGCTGTAATGTCAAATGCCAGCCTTGACTTGGCTGACGTTACAATTTCCTCTTCTAGTACTGCAACTCCCGAGTCAGATGTGCTTGCTGTTAACACCACTGCAACAAATGGTACAGATCTAGATGGCAAACCTTCTGACCCTGAAGTTCAGCCGATTAGCACAGAACCATGCACCTCTGGCTCCCCGACAGCACCTAGCAAAACCCCTGCCCCTTCCGCTGAATCTCTTACTCCCGGATCTTCTGCCACTTCAGACTCCACAACAGTAACTTCCATTGCCACCTTGGAAACTGTTCCTAGTCTTCTCAGCAAAAGCGAAACCAACACATCAGTTAAACCGACAAGTCCATTGTCAAATGGCATGGTTTCAGATAGTCAAGTGGCAATTTCTGTCGTTTCCACTGAAGAAGTGTCCACTCCATTTTCTGCAGAGACCAAATCAGACTCTGCTACCAGTCCGCTTACTGTAGCTCGTGATGATTTCGCTGCAGGCGCGTCAACAGGCGCTGAAAGCACATCTGTGGCCCCGAGCTCAACTCCTCCTAAATCTGAGACCTCCATTACTAGCTCCTCCACCCCTCCTCCTGCTAGCATCTCCATTACCACTACATCTACTGCCTGCATAGACATTGTTCCGTCAACCTCATCCAGTGAAACCAACCTCGCCGACTCCATCATCTCCACCACCACCATTAATAACGCTGCTTTAACGACTGCAGATGCAATTAGCTCTCCGCTCACGACCGACCCACTTTCCTTAAAGAAAACCAGCTCTACCCTCACAtccgttcccacctgcctccctgcttctgAAGACTCCAGTGTCACAAGGCACAATTTGACCAGTCCAGCACTTGCCCTTGATAGTACAAGCCAAGATTTACCAGCAAATTTCGACAAAAGATCCAGTCCTACTGCAAAAGGTGCAG ATGTGGAGCTAGAGGTAGTCCAAAAGAGCAAACCAGCTGAAGAAAGTGAAAGCAAGAAAATCACGGCCGATGGCAAGGGGAGTGAGCATTGTGAGGAGGAAAAAACAGCTCAAGACAACAGTGAAGCGACAATGAAAGAAGCAAATGTAAAAAATGAAGACGTCCCACAGGCAACAGTAGAGCGAGAGGCTAAACCTGCACCAGAGAATGAGCGTCCAAACCAAGAGGAAACAAAGAAATAA